From Methylobacterium radiodurans, a single genomic window includes:
- a CDS encoding nitroreductase family protein has translation MNATLDLLRTRRSVPPPRLEAPGPSREELDAILAAASRVPDHGKLAPWRFIVIEGEARHRVGETLAAIHAADNPNADAGRLEQERKRLAHAPVVVGVVSRAGPHVKIPEWEQVLSAGAAAMNLIVAANAAGFATSWLTEWFAYDRRALDALGLAPSERMAGFIHIGRPAEIPSDRPRPDLAEIVTRL, from the coding sequence ATGAACGCCACCCTCGATCTTCTCCGCACCCGCCGCTCCGTGCCGCCGCCGCGCCTCGAGGCGCCCGGCCCGAGCCGCGAGGAACTCGACGCGATCCTGGCGGCCGCCTCCCGGGTGCCGGACCACGGCAAGCTCGCGCCCTGGCGCTTCATCGTGATCGAGGGCGAGGCCCGCCACCGGGTGGGCGAGACGCTGGCAGCGATCCACGCCGCCGACAACCCGAACGCGGATGCCGGCCGGCTGGAGCAGGAGCGCAAGCGCCTCGCCCACGCGCCGGTGGTGGTCGGGGTCGTCTCCCGCGCCGGGCCGCACGTGAAGATCCCGGAGTGGGAGCAGGTGCTCTCGGCGGGCGCGGCGGCGATGAACCTCATCGTCGCGGCCAACGCCGCGGGCTTCGCGACCTCCTGGCTGACCGAGTGGTTCGCCTACGACCGCCGCGCCCTCGACGCGCTCGGCCTCGCGCCGAGCGAGCGCATGGCGGGCTTCATCCATATCGGCCGACCGGCCGAGATCCCGAGCGACCGGCCGCGGCCGGATCTGGCCGAGATCGTCACGCGGCTCTGA
- a CDS encoding DUF1674 domain-containing protein — protein sequence MQDETPLPAESNPRTLSPAAERALAEAAARRAAIDARAAEIAAKPERQGRGGLEPVRYEDWEVKGLAVDF from the coding sequence ATGCAAGACGAAACGCCGTTACCCGCCGAATCGAACCCACGCACGCTGAGCCCCGCGGCCGAGCGCGCGCTCGCGGAGGCAGCCGCGCGCCGCGCCGCGATCGATGCCCGGGCGGCCGAGATCGCGGCCAAGCCCGAGCGCCAGGGCCGCGGCGGCCTCGAACCGGTGCGCTACGAGGATTGGGAAGTGAAGGGCCTCGCCGTCGATTTCTGA